In Planctomycetota bacterium, the following are encoded in one genomic region:
- a CDS encoding family 16 glycoside hydrolase: MTRYLALLTFLVFCCGTHPFSLLAPAGAQPIRTLLITGKNNHNWRYTSRVHADTLEATGRFDVTITDDPARDLASPGMLARHQLIVLDYNAEERWPEDIEKAFSDHIRRGCGLVSIHASNNAFRGWEDYERMHALMWRKGETTHGKFHEFTVEFVDRDHPIVKGIADFTTPDELYHNMVNPHGAEYTLLARAMSSTESGGSGKYEPMALTRTWGQGRVFATPLGHTWEKQDATKVSVVNPGFRALLVRGAEWAATGKVTLDPQWSDTRPHNALTPEEQAAGWTLLFDGSTTAGWHAWRQEGFPKAGWSVQGGTLCFTPGNGGGDIATDADYADFELSIEWKVGPGGNSGIMYRAAEGHDYPWRTGREFQVLDDLRHVDGKKPKTRAGCMYDLFALAHDTARPAGEWNHARIVAVGTRIEHWLNGFKVVDIDTASPAYAEAMKNSKFATMPGFGEPTTGRITLQDHGDPVWYRNIKLRRLGPGTGAAPAREASE, from the coding sequence ATGACCCGATACCTCGCGCTCCTCACGTTCCTCGTCTTCTGCTGCGGGACGCACCCCTTCTCCCTGCTCGCGCCCGCCGGCGCCCAGCCCATCCGCACGCTGCTCATCACCGGGAAGAACAACCACAACTGGCGCTACACGAGCCGCGTCCACGCCGACACGCTCGAGGCCACCGGCCGGTTCGACGTCACCATCACCGATGATCCTGCGCGCGACCTCGCCAGCCCGGGCATGCTCGCCCGGCACCAGCTCATCGTGCTCGACTACAACGCCGAGGAGCGCTGGCCCGAAGACATCGAGAAGGCCTTCTCCGACCACATCCGGCGCGGCTGCGGCCTCGTCTCCATCCACGCCTCCAACAACGCCTTCCGGGGCTGGGAAGACTACGAACGCATGCACGCGCTGATGTGGCGCAAGGGCGAGACCACCCACGGCAAGTTCCACGAGTTCACCGTCGAGTTCGTCGACCGTGACCACCCGATCGTCAAGGGCATCGCCGACTTCACCACCCCCGACGAGCTCTACCACAACATGGTGAACCCCCACGGCGCCGAGTACACGCTCCTCGCCCGCGCCATGTCCTCGACGGAAAGCGGCGGCAGCGGCAAGTACGAGCCCATGGCCCTCACCCGCACCTGGGGCCAGGGCCGCGTCTTCGCCACGCCCTTGGGACATACCTGGGAAAAGCAGGACGCGACCAAGGTGAGCGTGGTGAACCCGGGCTTCCGGGCGCTCCTGGTGCGCGGGGCCGAGTGGGCCGCCACCGGCAAGGTGACCCTCGACCCGCAGTGGTCGGACACGCGCCCGCACAATGCGCTGACGCCGGAAGAGCAGGCCGCCGGCTGGACGTTGCTCTTCGACGGCAGCACCACCGCCGGCTGGCACGCGTGGCGGCAGGAGGGATTCCCCAAGGCCGGCTGGAGCGTGCAGGGCGGCACGCTCTGCTTCACCCCCGGCAACGGCGGGGGCGACATCGCCACCGACGCCGACTACGCCGACTTCGAACTCTCGATCGAGTGGAAAGTGGGCCCCGGCGGCAACAGCGGGATCATGTATCGCGCCGCCGAAGGGCACGACTACCCCTGGCGCACCGGGCGCGAGTTCCAGGTGCTCGACGATCTCCGCCACGTCGACGGCAAGAAGCCCAAGACCCGCGCCGGCTGCATGTACGACCTCTTCGCGCTCGCGCACGACACCGCCCGCCCCGCGGGCGAGTGGAACCACGCGCGCATCGTCGCGGTCGGCACGCGCATCGAGCACTGGCTCAACGGGTTCAAGGTCGTCGATATCGACACCGCGAGCCCCGCCTACGCCGAGGCCATGAAGAACAGCAAGTTCGCGACGATGCCCGGCTTCGGCGAGCCCACGACCGGGCGCATCACCCTGCAGGACCACGGCGACCCCGTCTGGTACCGCAACATCAAGCTCCGGCGACTGGGCCCCGGGACGGGCGCTGCCCCCGCGCGCGAGGCGAGCGAGTGA
- a CDS encoding NAD(P)/FAD-dependent oxidoreductase, giving the protein MTTRVLIVGAGLCGSLLAVYLARRGMRVYVVERRSDPRVRGYAGGRSINLALSVRGLWGLAGVGLDSVVMERDAIAMPGRMLHDVAGRTAFQPYSANPADAINSVSRGDLNLTLLRAAAAEPNVELTFDHACEDVDLDAPAGVFRTPDGAARRIDADVVLGADGAFSPVRGRLQKTDRFEYSQSYLAHGYKELHIPARAGVEHAMEQHALHIWPRGGSMMIALPNRDGSFTCTLFWPFEGEHSFAALPPGEPTRVEAFFGQHYPDALPLMPTLPYDYAHNPVGSLVTVRCWPWQHAGTVAVLGDAAHAIVPFYGQGMNCGFEDVRVLAELLDAHAGDFGTALPAFERARKPNADAIADMAIENFVEMRDLAGREDFQHRKRIEQTLHRLRGDDVTPQYNLVSFSTVPYAVAQRRGREMNALLYAIAGDVPASAWGHPAWDAHVLDAARPHLRTITPLAPGEGRASARSDHR; this is encoded by the coding sequence ATGACGACGCGCGTGCTGATCGTGGGCGCCGGGCTCTGCGGGTCGCTGCTGGCGGTGTACCTCGCGCGGCGCGGCATGCGCGTGTACGTCGTCGAACGCCGCTCCGACCCGCGCGTGCGGGGCTACGCCGGCGGGCGCTCGATCAACCTCGCGCTCTCGGTGCGCGGGCTGTGGGGGCTGGCCGGCGTCGGGCTGGATTCGGTCGTCATGGAGCGCGACGCGATCGCCATGCCCGGGCGGATGCTGCACGACGTCGCCGGGCGCACCGCCTTCCAGCCCTACAGCGCCAACCCCGCCGACGCGATCAACTCCGTCTCGCGGGGCGATCTCAACCTCACGCTGCTGCGGGCCGCCGCGGCCGAGCCCAACGTCGAACTCACCTTCGACCACGCGTGCGAGGACGTCGATCTCGACGCGCCCGCGGGCGTGTTCCGCACGCCCGACGGCGCCGCGCGGCGCATCGACGCCGACGTCGTCCTCGGCGCGGACGGCGCGTTCTCGCCCGTGCGCGGACGCCTCCAGAAGACCGACCGCTTCGAGTACAGCCAGTCGTACCTCGCGCACGGGTACAAGGAACTGCACATCCCCGCGCGCGCGGGCGTCGAGCACGCCATGGAACAGCACGCGCTGCACATCTGGCCCCGCGGCGGCTCGATGATGATCGCCCTGCCCAACCGCGACGGATCGTTCACCTGCACGCTGTTCTGGCCCTTCGAGGGCGAGCACTCCTTCGCCGCCCTCCCGCCGGGGGAGCCAACGCGCGTCGAGGCGTTCTTCGGGCAGCACTACCCCGACGCGCTCCCGCTGATGCCCACCCTGCCCTACGACTACGCCCACAACCCCGTCGGCTCGCTCGTCACCGTGCGCTGCTGGCCCTGGCAGCACGCGGGCACCGTCGCGGTGTTGGGAGACGCGGCGCACGCGATCGTGCCGTTCTACGGCCAGGGGATGAACTGCGGGTTCGAGGACGTCCGCGTGCTGGCCGAGCTGCTCGACGCGCACGCCGGCGACTTCGGGACGGCGCTGCCCGCGTTCGAGCGCGCCCGCAAGCCGAACGCCGATGCCATCGCCGACATGGCGATCGAGAACTTCGTGGAGATGCGCGACCTCGCGGGGCGGGAGGACTTCCAGCACCGCAAGCGGATCGAGCAGACGCTGCACCGCCTGCGCGGCGACGACGTGACGCCGCAGTACAACCTGGTGAGCTTTTCGACGGTGCCGTACGCCGTAGCGCAGCGGCGGGGACGCGAGATGAACGCGTTGCTGTACGCGATTGCGGGCGACGTGCCGGCGAGCGCGTGGGGGCACCCGGCGTGGGACGCGCACGTGCTCGACGCCGCCCGTCCGCACCTGCGCACGATCACGCCGCTCGCGCCGGGCGAGGGCCGGGCTTCCGCACGGAGTGACCACCGATGA
- the nbaC gene encoding 3-hydroxyanthranilate 3,4-dioxygenase — translation MSTTSTPILPPLNLQKWIRQNAKDLQPPVSNKQLFTDSPDVILFVSGGPNTRNDFHVNPTEELFYQLKGDIAVRLRPLDGGKPYDQVIREGELFLLPRWVPHRPQRPKGTVGLIVEFPRGKDARGRPQQDGLRWYCPACDELVYEARWVLKRVDEDLKVIMHDFWDGPEKRRTCKACGTVIQRAGAIELKAGKVRAAGKSKGTGARARAKKK, via the coding sequence ATGAGCACCACGAGCACGCCGATCCTGCCCCCCCTGAACCTGCAGAAGTGGATCCGTCAGAACGCGAAGGATCTCCAGCCGCCGGTGAGCAACAAGCAGTTGTTCACCGATTCGCCGGACGTGATCCTGTTCGTGTCGGGCGGGCCGAACACGCGCAACGACTTTCACGTGAACCCGACGGAGGAGCTGTTCTACCAGTTGAAGGGCGACATCGCGGTGCGGCTGCGGCCTTTGGACGGGGGCAAGCCGTACGACCAGGTGATCCGCGAGGGCGAGTTGTTCCTGCTGCCGCGCTGGGTGCCCCACAGGCCGCAGAGGCCCAAGGGGACGGTGGGGCTGATCGTGGAGTTCCCGCGCGGGAAGGACGCGCGGGGGCGGCCTCAGCAGGACGGGCTGCGGTGGTACTGCCCGGCGTGCGACGAACTGGTGTACGAGGCGCGCTGGGTGCTGAAGCGCGTGGACGAGGACCTCAAGGTCATCATGCACGACTTCTGGGACGGGCCGGAGAAGCGCCGGACGTGCAAGGCGTGCGGCACGGTGATCCAGCGGGCCGGGGCGATTGAGTTGAAGGCGGGGAAGGTGCGGGCGGCGGGGAAGTCGAAGGGCACGGGCGCGCGGGCGAGGGCGAAGAAGAAGTGA
- a CDS encoding amidohydrolase family protein, whose translation MLTIDLHTHMLPERWPDWTQRSGYPGWIALERFERDGCPCGRMIRREAGGGVTNFREVRENLWSPAARLRDMDACGVHVQVLSTVPVMFSYWARATDAYDLARLLNDHIAEVCRAGPRVEVAEGSPRGPGVARLVGLGTVPMQDPGLACREVERCVGELGLAGVQIGTNVNGANLDDPGVFEVLRECERVGACVFVHPWDMMRSAGGKDTGGTPVPPMLGERYSKYWAAWLVGMPVETTMAMMAMLFGGVLDRLPRLRVCFAHGGGSFPGTIGRIAHGFECRRDLFAEEARHPREYLAGAGGPARMYVDSLVHDADALRHVVRLFGAARVALGSDYPFPLGEDRPGTLARAVLSGDELRAVLGGAAAEFLGM comes from the coding sequence ATGTTGACGATCGACCTCCACACTCACATGCTGCCCGAGCGCTGGCCCGACTGGACGCAGCGCAGCGGCTATCCGGGCTGGATCGCGCTCGAGCGATTCGAGCGCGACGGCTGCCCCTGCGGACGCATGATCCGGCGCGAGGCGGGCGGGGGCGTCACAAACTTCCGCGAGGTGCGCGAGAACCTCTGGAGCCCCGCGGCCCGGCTGCGCGACATGGACGCGTGCGGCGTGCACGTCCAGGTGCTCAGCACCGTGCCGGTGATGTTCTCGTACTGGGCGCGCGCGACCGACGCGTACGACCTGGCGCGGCTGCTGAACGATCACATCGCGGAGGTCTGCCGCGCGGGGCCGCGGGTGGAGGTGGCGGAAGGTTCGCCGCGCGGGCCGGGGGTGGCGCGGCTTGTGGGGCTGGGGACGGTGCCGATGCAAGACCCCGGGCTGGCATGCCGCGAGGTGGAGCGGTGCGTGGGAGAACTGGGGCTGGCGGGGGTGCAGATCGGGACGAACGTGAACGGGGCGAACCTGGATGATCCGGGCGTGTTCGAGGTGCTGCGCGAGTGTGAGCGGGTGGGTGCGTGCGTGTTCGTGCACCCGTGGGACATGATGCGGAGCGCGGGCGGGAAGGACACCGGCGGGACGCCGGTGCCACCCATGCTCGGAGAGCGATACTCCAAGTACTGGGCGGCGTGGCTGGTGGGCATGCCGGTCGAGACGACGATGGCGATGATGGCGATGTTGTTCGGGGGCGTGCTGGATCGCCTGCCGCGGCTGCGGGTGTGCTTTGCGCACGGGGGGGGCTCCTTCCCGGGCACGATCGGACGGATCGCGCACGGGTTCGAATGCCGCCGGGATTTGTTTGCGGAGGAGGCGCGGCATCCGCGCGAGTATCTGGCGGGGGCGGGTGGGCCGGCGCGGATGTATGTTGATTCGCTGGTGCACGACGCCGACGCGCTGCGGCACGTGGTGCGGCTGTTCGGTGCCGCCCGCGTGGCGCTGGGGAGCGACTACCCGTTCCCGCTCGGCGAGGACCGCCCGGGGACGCTGGCGCGGGCGGTGCTCTCTGGAGACGAGCTGCGCGCGGTGCTGGGCGGCGCGGCGGCGGAGTTTCTGGGGATGTAG
- the kynU gene encoding kynureninase: MTPADGQFREDDASARELDAADPLREYRSLFHVPRAADVAHAGNAAPRTNHDAPQAVAPRGGGDAECIYLVGNSLGLMPRATRGALEQELDDWARLGVEGHFKAAHPWYPAHEEVRDALASVVGALPREVVAMNSLTTNLHLLMVSFYRPTRERYKIVIEDQAFPSDSYAVQSQADFHASRAGFDAAGAVLRLRPRAGEATLRTDDILAAIDRERASIALVLLGGVNYLSGQAFDIPAITRFARERGVVVGWDLAHAAGNLRLRLHDDAPDFAAWCSYKYLNSGPGAVAGAFVHERHLPPGTPALRAGSSPRPPAPGTPALRAGPLPRFAGWWGNDPATRFRMTPEFVPVASADAWQLSNPPVLALAPLRVSLAIFAQAGMDALRAKSERLTAYLEFLLDAHARRHPGAAVRVLTPRDPAQRGCQLSLRLPGDARAAFRRLQARGVVCDFREPDVIRAAPVPLYTTFADVRAFAAILGEVLTPGANGAGA; this comes from the coding sequence GTGACGCCAGCCGACGGGCAGTTCCGCGAGGACGACGCGTCCGCCCGCGAGCTGGACGCGGCCGACCCGCTGCGCGAGTACCGATCGCTCTTCCACGTGCCGCGCGCCGCGGACGTCGCGCACGCCGGCAACGCCGCACCGCGCACGAACCACGACGCGCCGCAGGCCGTCGCCCCGCGGGGCGGCGGGGACGCCGAGTGCATCTACCTCGTGGGCAACTCGCTCGGGCTGATGCCGCGCGCCACGCGGGGCGCACTCGAGCAGGAACTCGACGATTGGGCGCGCCTGGGCGTCGAGGGGCACTTCAAGGCGGCCCACCCGTGGTACCCCGCGCACGAAGAAGTCCGCGATGCGCTCGCCTCGGTCGTGGGAGCGCTCCCGCGTGAGGTCGTCGCGATGAACTCGCTCACGACGAACCTGCACCTGCTGATGGTCTCGTTCTACCGCCCCACGCGCGAGCGATACAAGATCGTCATCGAGGACCAGGCGTTTCCCAGCGACTCGTACGCGGTGCAGAGCCAGGCCGACTTCCACGCCAGCCGCGCGGGCTTCGACGCCGCGGGCGCGGTCCTGCGTCTGCGCCCGCGCGCGGGCGAGGCCACGCTCCGCACCGACGACATCCTCGCCGCCATCGACCGCGAGCGCGCCTCGATCGCCCTCGTGCTGCTCGGGGGCGTGAACTACCTCTCGGGCCAGGCGTTCGACATCCCCGCCATCACGCGCTTCGCCCGCGAGCGCGGCGTCGTCGTCGGGTGGGACCTCGCCCACGCCGCGGGGAACCTCCGCCTGCGACTCCACGACGACGCCCCCGACTTCGCGGCGTGGTGCTCGTACAAGTACCTCAACAGCGGCCCGGGCGCGGTCGCCGGCGCGTTCGTGCACGAACGTCACCTTCCCCCGGGTACCCCCGCACTCCGTGCGGGGTCTTCTCCGAGACCCCCCGCTCCGGGTACCCCCGCACTCCGTGCGGGTCCCCTCCCCCGCTTCGCCGGATGGTGGGGCAACGACCCCGCCACGCGCTTCCGCATGACGCCCGAGTTCGTGCCCGTCGCGAGCGCCGACGCGTGGCAGCTCAGCAACCCGCCGGTGCTCGCCCTCGCGCCGCTGCGCGTCTCGCTCGCGATCTTCGCGCAGGCCGGCATGGATGCGCTCCGCGCCAAGAGCGAACGTCTCACCGCCTACCTCGAGTTCCTGCTCGACGCGCACGCCCGCCGGCACCCCGGGGCGGCGGTGCGCGTGCTGACGCCCCGCGACCCCGCGCAGCGCGGCTGCCAGCTCTCGCTGCGCCTGCCGGGCGACGCCCGCGCCGCCTTCCGGCGCCTGCAGGCCAGGGGCGTGGTCTGCGACTTCCGCGAGCCCGACGTCATCCGCGCCGCGCCCGTCCCGCTGTACACCACGTTCGCCGACGTGCGCGCGTTCGCCGCGATCCTCGGCGAGGTGCTCACGCCGGGCGCGAACGGAGCCGGCGCATGA
- a CDS encoding DNA-3-methyladenine glycosylase I, producing the protein MPRCPWAKTPLSIAYHDEEWGVPVRDDRTLFEFLILEGAQAGLSWETILAKRARYREVYAGFDPQAVARFTSRDQARLLGDPGIVRNRLKVAASIANARAFLRVAEERGSFAAYAWSFVEGAEPPPAPRVHTDIPPRSPVSDVFSKDLKRRGFSFVGTTIMYAFMQAVGMVNDHLADCPRRDAVQRRA; encoded by the coding sequence ATGCCGCGCTGCCCCTGGGCCAAGACCCCGCTCTCGATCGCGTACCACGACGAAGAGTGGGGGGTGCCGGTGCGAGACGACCGCACGCTCTTCGAGTTTCTCATCCTCGAAGGCGCCCAGGCCGGGCTCTCATGGGAGACCATCCTCGCGAAGCGCGCCCGTTACCGCGAGGTCTACGCGGGCTTCGACCCCCAGGCCGTCGCCCGCTTCACGTCCCGCGACCAGGCCCGCCTGCTGGGCGATCCCGGCATCGTCCGCAACCGCCTGAAGGTCGCCGCGTCCATCGCCAACGCCCGCGCGTTCCTGCGGGTCGCCGAAGAGCGCGGCTCGTTCGCGGCCTACGCCTGGTCGTTCGTCGAGGGCGCAGAACCCCCGCCCGCGCCGCGCGTGCACACCGACATCCCGCCCCGCTCGCCCGTCTCCGACGTCTTCTCGAAGGACCTGAAACGCCGCGGCTTCTCGTTCGTCGGCACCACGATCATGTACGCGTTCATGCAGGCGGTCGGCATGGTGAACGACCACCTGGCGGACTGCCCGCGCCGCGACGCTGTGCAACGACGCGCCTAG